Part of the Cuniculiplasma divulgatum genome, GGCAGACACAGCATGCATGATCATGGAAACATGGGCGGCAAATCAGACGACAGCAGTATGACCGCGATGGATATTCTGGATATCCGTTACGCAAAGGGTGAGATCAGCATGGAAGATTACAAGAGCATGAAAAGTGAGATTGCATCGAGGCAATAATATGGCAACAGAATACAGGAAAAACTCCAAATTGACATTTGAAGAGGCGTGTTCTAAGGTACCGGATCTGGTGACGAGGAATGGTTTTGCCGTTCTGGCAGAAATAAAAACCAGTGAAATCCTGAAAAGCAAAGGTTTCGACTACACTGAACTTAGGACATATGATATCTGCAATGCAGGTCTTGCCAGCAGAGCGCTTGCAATGGATACCAGACTGGAATCACTTCT contains:
- a CDS encoding SHOCT domain-containing protein — its product is MSCGCMNQSEKGNGRHSMHDHGNMGGKSDDSSMTAMDILDIRYAKGEISMEDYKSMKSEIASRQ
- a CDS encoding DUF302 domain-containing protein; protein product: MATEYRKNSKLTFEEACSKVPDLVTRNGFAVLAEIKTSEILKSKGFDYTELRTYDICNAGLASRALAMDTRLESLLPCHLIVKNAGDHSEISVQLPGEIFRTLNLSHSKDMEPFLVEVETKLKKIVNSFMDNDSI